The DNA window CGCGGTGGTCGTTCCCGCTGAGGGCGAGATCTTTGCCGTCCTGCACTCGCTTTCGACACACCACTTCCGCTTCGCCCGTGAGCGCGGCAGCGCATGGCTTGCCGACGTGGAGTTCTACTACGAGCATCAGCGCGAGGGCGTACGGCTCTTGAACGGCTTCCACGACCATGTGGCCGACCGGTTGCGTGCGCGTGGGCTGCATGGCGCTACGTTTGGCCACGACGGCGCCTCCGCCCACATGTCCGCGATCATCGCCTCGCTGGGCGGCGGCAAGGCCGTACCCATGGTCCAGGACCTACGCGATCTGCGTCTGGTGAAGACCGACGAGGAAATCGCGCTGATGCGCGAAGCCGCCTCCATCTCCGACTGGCTTCAGGATCGCTATCGCGAGAACATCCGGCCCGGCCGCTTGATTCAAGAGCTGGACGTGGAGATGCAGCGCCAGGCCGTGGTCGAGGCCGCACGCCGTTTCCCGGGCCAGAACTGTGAGTGGCGCATCTACACCCTGCGCGGCGACCATTCCTCCTCCCCGCACGGCAACGGCGCACAGACCGGCGCAACGATCCAGGAAGGTGACGGACTGGTGAACATCATCATACCGCGCCTTAATGGCTGCACCATCGAGAACGAGCGCACGCTCTTCTGCGGCCGTCCGTCGAAGGCGCAGGAAGAGGCTTATGACGCCGCCCTCCAGGCCCAGATAGCGGCCATCGAAGCGATGCGGCCCGGCCTAACCGTATGTGGTATTGACAATGCCGCCCGCGAGGTGATTGAAGCCCGCGGCTTTGGCGAAAACATCATGCACCGGACCGGCCACGGTGTGGGCATGCGCGGTCACGAGTATCCGGCCGACACCGCTTTCAACGCCCGTCTTCTGATGAAGAATGAAGTGTACTCAGCAGAGCCCGGCATCTATATCTGGGGCCTAGGAGGATTCCGGTTGGATGACACGGTGATTGTCGCCGATACCCCGGAGGTGCTGACCAAGACTTCGAAGGACATCGGCGTCCAGACGATCCTCTGACACGACATCGGGCGGACGCGCTCCCTCCAGGTGCGCCCGCCCCTTACCGGAGTACGGAATGACAGGCAAGAAGCCACCTCGCCGGACACAAGCGGAAAAATCCGCAGCCATGCGTTTGAAGCTGTGTGAGGCCACCTTGAGTGCACTCGCTGAAGTCGGCTATGAGAAGACCACAACGCAGGAAATCTGCGCCCGTGCCGGTGTTTCGCGCGGTGCTCTCACGCACCAGTTTCCCACCCGTGTCGACATCCTGTCGGCTGCATTCGAACATCTCTTGGAAGCCTGGGAAGCGGAGCGGCGCGAACATATCGCCTCACTGCCCGAAGGACAGCCGATAAGCTTCGAAGCCTACACCCGGCATCTGTGGCGTGTGGTCTTTTCCTCGCCAAACTATATGGCAGCGCTCGTGTTGATGATGGCGGCCCGGATGGACGGGGATCTTGCTGCCAATCTGCGCAGTGTCCTTGCCCGGTGGCGCTCCGTGCGCGACTTCCTCTCCCTGCAGTTGCTGGGGCGCGAAGATGAGGCGGAGGACCCGCAGGTCCTAACCTTCCTGCATCTAAACCTGTGTATGCTGCGCGGTATCGCGATCCACGGCAGTTTCGACGCGTCGGCCGAAGAGCGGGAGCGCCTGCTCGACGCCTGGCTTGAATTCCTCGGAAGCCGCGCTGACGAGATGCCGGGCTGCAGTCCCGAGGTTCTGGACCGCGTCTGAGATGCCACGCCGACATTGGCAACCAGGTCTGGTCGGCCTGCATGGGTGTCCCTGTTTGCCTCTTTCGGGTTCAGCGCAAGCCAATTGTCGCCGGTCACGCGTATTTTGCCGCCCTGGGCCTGGAACGTCAGTTCAAGGAACGAAAACGGTGCCCCTTGGTCCGGTCCTTCAGCGGGCGTGTTTTTAAGCCAGGGAAATATCAGGTCGAGTTGAAGTTTTGGCTGGCGAGTTGTTCGTACGGGGTAATACAAGCGTCAGTGTAATGATAACCAACTTGCGCGAAGTCACTCCAGCAGCGCGAGCAGGCTCTCTGCCGTTGCATGTATTGTTTTTTCCGGACTGCGAGGCGACCATCCAAATGTGTTGATAGCCCTTGCGCTGGATGTCCGCCGGTACTTTCCCAGCTGCGGCGTTACGTTGCGTAGAGCTGGCGCAAACTTTGCGTCACGCCCTTCATACATCGTCGCTACGATTGTTTTTGCAGAATATTTTTAAAAGAATACCCGCTACAGAAGTTTGCGAATGCGAATTGGCTAATGATGCGGCAACCTGGATGAAGGAACGTATAGATAATTATGCTGGATCAATCATTTGACATTGGTGCGCGTCTTCTGGCGATGCGTAAGGCAGCCAGACTGTCCCAGCGCCAGCTCGCCGAGCGGGCCGGGGTTCCGCATGCGCAGATTTCCATCATTGAGAAGAATAAATCCAGCCCATCTATTGCTACCTTGCGCAGGGTATTGAGCGGAATGGGGCTGAGCATGGCGGACTTCTTCGATGAGGAAAGGGCCGCTCCCGAAGGTCCGTTCTTCACGCCGGAAGACCTGATCGACCTCACTTCCAAGCTGCCGGTGTCGGGCGCTCCGGATGCCAGCGGTCGCATGGCCTTTCGCCAGATCGGCGATGCGCACAAGCACAACCTCCAGATCATGCACGAGGTCTATGAACCCGGTGCGGATACAGGGGAAACTTTCCTGGAGCATTTTTCCAATGAAGGAGGTTATGTCATCGAGGGAGCCCTGGAGCTAACTGTGGGAGATCAGGTGAAGGTGCTCAAGCCGGGGGAGTCCTACCTGTTCGACAGCCGTATCCCGCACCGCTTCCGCAAT is part of the uncultured Roseibium sp. genome and encodes:
- a CDS encoding Xaa-Pro peptidase family protein — encoded protein: MGFLSSDVFEHRISALRAVMARKGLDAVVLFGADSEFYTNWIVDVQVWERPVAVVVPAEGEIFAVLHSLSTHHFRFARERGSAWLADVEFYYEHQREGVRLLNGFHDHVADRLRARGLHGATFGHDGASAHMSAIIASLGGGKAVPMVQDLRDLRLVKTDEEIALMREAASISDWLQDRYRENIRPGRLIQELDVEMQRQAVVEAARRFPGQNCEWRIYTLRGDHSSSPHGNGAQTGATIQEGDGLVNIIIPRLNGCTIENERTLFCGRPSKAQEEAYDAALQAQIAAIEAMRPGLTVCGIDNAAREVIEARGFGENIMHRTGHGVGMRGHEYPADTAFNARLLMKNEVYSAEPGIYIWGLGGFRLDDTVIVADTPEVLTKTSKDIGVQTIL
- a CDS encoding TetR/AcrR family transcriptional regulator; the encoded protein is MTGKKPPRRTQAEKSAAMRLKLCEATLSALAEVGYEKTTTQEICARAGVSRGALTHQFPTRVDILSAAFEHLLEAWEAERREHIASLPEGQPISFEAYTRHLWRVVFSSPNYMAALVLMMAARMDGDLAANLRSVLARWRSVRDFLSLQLLGREDEAEDPQVLTFLHLNLCMLRGIAIHGSFDASAEERERLLDAWLEFLGSRADEMPGCSPEVLDRV
- a CDS encoding cupin domain-containing protein yields the protein MLDQSFDIGARLLAMRKAARLSQRQLAERAGVPHAQISIIEKNKSSPSIATLRRVLSGMGLSMADFFDEERAAPEGPFFTPEDLIDLTSKLPVSGAPDASGRMAFRQIGDAHKHNLQIMHEVYEPGADTGETFLEHFSNEGGYVIEGALELTVGDQVKVLKPGESYLFDSRIPHRFRNVHDGNTVVISACTPPYL